The following coding sequences lie in one Spinacia oleracea cultivar Varoflay chromosome 1, BTI_SOV_V1, whole genome shotgun sequence genomic window:
- the LOC110801670 gene encoding putative cytochrome c oxidase subunit 5C-4, producing the protein MGGQRIAHVASKNPSVIKEIIYGITLGIGCGLLWKMHHWNNQRRTKEFYDLLEKGQISVVVEDE; encoded by the coding sequence ATGGGTGGTCAGAGGATCGCACATGTAGCTTCCAAGAATCCGAGCGTAATAAAGGAGATAATATATGGAATAACCCTCGGCATTGGGTGTGGACTGTTATGGAAGATGCACCATTGGAATAATCAAAGGAGAACCAAAGAGTTCTACGACTTGTTAGAGAAGGGTCAGATTAGCGTTGTGGTAGAAGATGAATAA